Proteins encoded within one genomic window of Leptolyngbya sp. SIO1E4:
- a CDS encoding CHASE2 domain-containing protein — MDKWVILELEGDFNLTGFRATLEIRAENDFPALKVKGFLPPSPAIAAQLSHHWHGVYRPLGVPLRIKGQKIIHKGSISQRLADCQRSAQALRDRFRAWLNAESFQPIDRRLREELSRHEVIRFLIRTQDFNLQKLPWHEWDFFERYPYAEVALSTPEYESVQPKMQPGSPHPVRILAILGHSHGINVAADRQVLAQLPQAQVSFLVEPDLPQLNDQLWETPWDILFFAGHSETHRSQGRIFINETDSLSLSELRFGLRRAIDQGLQLAIFNSCDGLGLAPALEHLGIPQMIVMREPVADQVAEAFLKYFLEVFATGEALYLCVRQARERLQGLEHQFPCASWLPVIYQNPLVAPPNWQTLQGQPAQAPQPAPQPTPQSRPQLRGAKPIAPATPARASSTSPFPGFRRLWISIIVTGVIVALRLLGILQPVELAAYDYLMRSRPAETVDSRILIVEVTQTDLDALGGYPLADAVLAETVEVLQALRPTAIALDMHRHRPRGAGRQPLLNHFQQHSNLFTVCAFDQIAQDYDPPVEFSDNQRIEQVGFSNVILDKPTQMLGQHRNVTTVVPQQAAQPGGVVRRHLLSYNPDLASTQSRCSTPYSLSLQLVYRYLHQAEIEPLTVTENDQWQFGSVVFQPLTRRFGGYQTLNGLSTQLMLNYRAAQPGQQVSLQEVLAGQISADRVQDRLVLVGYTAPVARDTLDTPYGKMAGVWLHAHMVSQLLSAVLDQRPLIKVLPQWRSFQWGDAGWILGGSLLSGGVSHWVHTRRLRSRRLGLRLGWRLGAILTLVAMTWGLSYLCLVALSQGLWLPLIPTGLSVLLTGGFVVLRRSSKHRL, encoded by the coding sequence ATGGATAAGTGGGTCATCCTGGAATTAGAGGGGGATTTTAACCTCACCGGATTTCGGGCAACCTTGGAAATTCGGGCTGAAAATGACTTCCCAGCCCTAAAGGTGAAAGGCTTTTTACCGCCGTCTCCTGCAATCGCAGCCCAACTCAGCCACCATTGGCATGGGGTCTATCGGCCTCTGGGCGTTCCACTCCGCATTAAAGGCCAAAAAATCATCCACAAAGGCTCCATTAGTCAGCGTCTGGCAGATTGTCAACGCTCGGCCCAGGCGCTGCGCGATCGCTTTCGGGCCTGGCTGAATGCCGAATCGTTTCAGCCGATTGATCGCCGCCTGCGGGAAGAACTCAGCCGCCATGAGGTGATTCGCTTTTTGATCCGCACCCAAGATTTCAATCTCCAAAAGTTGCCCTGGCACGAGTGGGATTTTTTTGAGCGCTATCCCTATGCAGAAGTCGCACTCAGCACCCCTGAATACGAATCAGTACAGCCCAAAATGCAGCCGGGGTCTCCTCATCCGGTTAGAATCCTGGCAATTTTAGGGCACAGTCACGGCATCAATGTTGCGGCAGATCGCCAGGTGTTGGCTCAGTTACCCCAGGCTCAGGTGTCATTTTTAGTGGAGCCCGATCTGCCGCAGCTTAACGATCAGCTGTGGGAAACGCCGTGGGATATTTTATTCTTTGCCGGGCATAGCGAAACCCACCGTAGTCAGGGACGCATCTTTATCAACGAGACTGACAGTTTGTCGCTCTCAGAGCTGCGCTTTGGGTTGCGCCGGGCCATTGACCAGGGCTTACAGCTGGCGATCTTTAACTCCTGTGATGGCTTAGGGCTGGCGCCCGCCCTCGAACACCTGGGCATCCCGCAGATGATTGTGATGCGAGAGCCTGTCGCTGACCAGGTAGCCGAGGCGTTTTTAAAGTATTTTTTAGAAGTGTTTGCCACCGGTGAGGCGCTCTATCTGTGCGTTCGTCAAGCCCGAGAAAGACTGCAAGGGTTAGAACATCAGTTTCCCTGTGCCAGTTGGTTGCCGGTCATTTACCAAAATCCGCTCGTGGCGCCCCCCAACTGGCAAACCCTGCAGGGGCAACCGGCTCAAGCACCTCAGCCAGCACCTCAGCCAACACCTCAGTCAAGACCCCAGCTAAGGGGGGCAAAACCGATCGCCCCAGCCACCCCAGCCAGGGCTTCTAGTACATCCCCCTTCCCAGGGTTTCGCAGGCTCTGGATCAGTATCATCGTGACGGGGGTGATCGTAGCCCTGCGGCTGCTGGGGATACTGCAGCCAGTTGAGCTGGCCGCCTATGATTACCTGATGCGATCGCGCCCAGCCGAGACAGTTGACTCGCGCATCTTGATCGTAGAAGTCACTCAAACTGATTTGGATGCGTTGGGGGGCTATCCGTTAGCCGATGCCGTTCTCGCAGAAACGGTCGAGGTTCTCCAAGCCTTGCGACCTACCGCCATTGCCCTCGACATGCATCGCCATCGCCCCAGGGGAGCAGGGCGTCAGCCATTACTCAACCACTTTCAGCAGCATTCAAATCTGTTTACGGTGTGTGCCTTTGATCAGATCGCTCAAGACTATGACCCCCCTGTCGAGTTTTCAGATAATCAGCGCATAGAACAGGTCGGGTTTAGTAACGTTATTTTAGACAAGCCTACCCAGATGCTGGGACAGCATCGTAATGTCACCACGGTAGTACCTCAGCAGGCGGCCCAGCCAGGGGGAGTCGTTCGTCGTCACTTGCTGTCATATAACCCCGATCTGGCCTCAACCCAGTCACGCTGCTCAACGCCCTACAGTCTGAGCCTTCAACTTGTCTATCGATATCTGCATCAGGCAGAAATTGAGCCCCTCACGGTCACCGAGAATGACCAGTGGCAGTTTGGCTCTGTGGTTTTTCAGCCCCTCACTCGCCGATTCGGCGGATATCAAACGCTCAATGGTTTGAGCACTCAGCTCATGCTGAACTATCGGGCCGCCCAGCCCGGTCAGCAGGTATCTTTACAAGAGGTGCTCGCAGGGCAAATCAGTGCTGATAGGGTGCAAGACCGACTCGTCTTGGTGGGGTACACTGCCCCAGTTGCCCGAGATACCCTAGATACCCCCTATGGCAAAATGGCGGGGGTTTGGCTCCATGCGCATATGGTGAGTCAGCTATTAAGTGCGGTGCTCGACCAACGGCCCTTGATCAAGGTGTTACCCCAGTGGCGAAGTTTTCAATGGGGAGATGCAGGGTGGATCTTAGGGGGGTCGCTACTCAGTGGCGGCGTTAGCCATTGGGTGCACACGCGCAGACTTCGATCGCGCCGGTTAGGGCTGCGGCTGGGATGGCGGCTGGGGGCAATTCTGACCTTAGTCGCAATGACTTGGGGCCTCTCTTACCTGTGTTTAGTCGCCTTAAGCCAAGGACTCTGGCTACCATTAATCCCGACAGGATTATCCGTATTGCTGACCGGCGGGTTTGTAGTCTTGAGAAGAAGTTCCAAGCATCGCCTCTGA